Proteins found in one Methylobacter sp. S3L5C genomic segment:
- the xerC gene encoding tyrosine recombinase XerC — protein MHADAQQMLTDFFEQLTVEKRASEHTVKSYQRDIKRLTNYCTDKSIPQWADLKQSDIRSHIAGRHRQGLGSTSLQRELSAIRSFYNFLLKRGLADSNPAQYVKAPKQARKLPKTLDVDQITGLLEAGTNSALEIRDVAMFELFYSSGLRLGELAALNLTDIDLADKSLMVRLGKGGKSRLLPIGNKAVTAINNWLEQRLKNVAAAEPALFISIRGTRLGQRSIELRLDQWCKKKGIAEHIHPHMLRHSFASHLLESSQDLRAVQELLGHSNISTTQIYTHLDFQHLADVYDKAHPRAKKNPNSDWLPKQNI, from the coding sequence ATGCATGCTGACGCACAGCAAATGCTGACTGACTTTTTTGAGCAACTGACCGTTGAGAAACGTGCCTCTGAACACACCGTTAAAAGTTATCAACGAGATATTAAGCGCTTAACCAACTATTGCACCGACAAATCAATACCTCAATGGGCTGATCTAAAGCAAAGTGATATCCGCTCGCATATAGCCGGTCGTCATCGGCAAGGTCTTGGTAGTACCAGCTTGCAACGGGAACTATCAGCAATTCGCAGCTTTTATAACTTTCTGTTAAAAAGAGGCCTTGCCGACAGCAATCCTGCACAATATGTTAAAGCACCCAAGCAGGCCAGAAAACTGCCAAAGACTCTGGATGTAGATCAGATAACCGGCCTACTGGAAGCTGGTACAAACTCGGCGCTGGAAATCCGTGACGTAGCCATGTTTGAATTATTTTATTCTTCAGGTTTACGGCTTGGCGAACTTGCCGCGCTTAACCTGACAGATATTGATCTGGCTGATAAGTCGTTGATGGTTCGCTTGGGTAAAGGCGGTAAATCAAGGCTATTACCTATAGGCAATAAAGCCGTTACTGCCATTAACAACTGGTTGGAACAACGCTTAAAAAACGTTGCAGCGGCAGAGCCTGCTTTATTTATATCAATACGAGGAACCCGACTAGGCCAACGTAGTATCGAGTTAAGACTGGATCAATGGTGCAAAAAAAAAGGCATTGCCGAACATATACACCCGCATATGCTGAGACACTCGTTTGCCAGTCATCTACTCGAATCCAGCCAGGATTTAAGAGCCGTTCAGGAACTACTTGGACACAGCAATATAAGTACGACACAAATATATACCCATCTTGACTTTCAACATCTGGCAGATGTTTATGATAAGGCACATCCGAGAGCAAAAAAAAACCCGAATAGCGACTGGCTTCCCAAGCAAAACATTTAA